The Candidatus Uhrbacteria bacterium CG10_big_fil_rev_8_21_14_0_10_50_16 genome window below encodes:
- the truB gene encoding tRNA pseudouridine(55) synthase TruB has product MARFPKLKPSSGSFSSKTVVGTRRRRASSVTFMDVKGELCGLKIAVFTSFVNACVTILCMENKTTGFLLVDKPAGWTSFDVVAKLRSITGIRKIGHAGTLDPFATGLLVVAIGREATKRIDQFVKQSKTYETQFKIGETSTTGDPEGEIKPVDDGGKYDAWPNQERIEQAIQKAFLGEIQQKPPMHSAIKIGGQKLYTLARQGKEIDRPYRTVTIHRFDVISYKDAILTAVIDVSSGTYVRVIAQDLGEYFGLGAYCLQLRRTRIGDFFVKDAHAIDQISKDNWQSFLINTDVLVN; this is encoded by the coding sequence GCGAGTTCGGTGACGTTCATGGATGTAAAAGGAGAGTTATGTGGCCTTAAGATAGCGGTTTTTACCAGTTTCGTCAATGCGTGTGTTACTATTTTGTGTATGGAGAACAAAACGACAGGATTTTTACTTGTAGACAAGCCCGCCGGATGGACCAGTTTTGACGTGGTTGCCAAGCTCCGATCCATTACAGGAATCAGGAAAATCGGCCATGCGGGTACCTTGGACCCCTTTGCCACGGGATTATTGGTGGTAGCCATTGGACGCGAGGCAACAAAGCGGATTGACCAATTTGTAAAACAGAGCAAAACCTACGAGACGCAATTTAAAATTGGAGAAACCAGCACCACAGGAGACCCAGAGGGTGAAATAAAACCGGTAGATGACGGTGGCAAGTACGACGCCTGGCCCAATCAAGAGCGTATAGAACAGGCGATTCAGAAAGCATTTTTGGGAGAGATTCAACAAAAGCCGCCCATGCACTCGGCGATTAAAATTGGTGGACAAAAATTGTATACGCTCGCACGGCAAGGCAAAGAAATTGATCGGCCATATCGCACGGTGACGATTCATCGATTTGATGTGATCAGCTACAAAGACGCCATCCTCACGGCTGTGATCGATGTCTCCAGCGGCACCTACGTCCGCGTGATTGCGCAAGATCTTGGAGAATACTTTGGTCTGGGTGCGTACTGTTTGCAATTGCGCAGAACACGCATCGGCGACTTTTTTGTAAAAGACGCCCACGCGATTGATCAGATCTCAAAAGACAACTGGCAGTCGTTTTTGATCAACACCGACGTTCTTGTCAATTAA
- the rny gene encoding ribonuclease Y: protein MDFTFIYVILGILAGSAGGFLVRARLATYRTGQAEGQAEKIIADAKSKQQELLLDAKQKSVQVINDATAEAKELRQEVKKLQERVEQRENTFDQKLLDLEGKYDRLEEEKERLRKIKARLEVLDTEAMEKLQTIAGMTREQALEELMKEIEADEAEALESRLRKLDQSVEEELGRKANKMLALVIERYASGHATETTTSTVQLPSDEMKGRIIGKEGRNIRTLETITGTEIIVDDTPMAVTVSSFSPVRRQVAKRAIEMLVKDGRVQPARIEEAVKLAKKELAVEMKKAGEDALSELAIPVSSVDPKLVQILGRLKFRTSYGQNQLQHAMEVATIARMLAEELGADVHVCTKGGLFHDIGKAVDHDMQGSHPEIGYNIMKKFGFPEEIAYQSIGHHVDKPKTLEAVIVKAADAISGARPGARKNTFEQYIQRLEELERTATSFEEVEKAYAIQAGREVRVFVNPTNIDDLQSYQLAKNIAKKIESELRYPGEVKVTLIRETRITEYAR from the coding sequence ATGGATTTTACTTTTATTTATGTCATCTTAGGAATATTGGCCGGAAGTGCCGGTGGATTCCTTGTTCGGGCACGATTGGCAACGTACCGAACCGGTCAGGCAGAGGGACAGGCCGAAAAAATCATTGCAGACGCCAAAAGCAAACAGCAAGAATTATTGCTAGATGCCAAGCAAAAATCGGTTCAAGTGATTAACGACGCGACAGCCGAGGCCAAGGAATTGCGCCAAGAGGTCAAAAAGCTTCAGGAACGCGTAGAGCAACGAGAGAATACGTTCGATCAAAAACTCCTCGATTTGGAGGGAAAATACGATCGATTAGAGGAAGAAAAGGAGCGTTTACGTAAAATCAAGGCACGCTTGGAGGTATTGGACACAGAGGCTATGGAAAAGCTTCAGACCATCGCCGGCATGACACGTGAGCAAGCGTTGGAGGAGTTAATGAAGGAAATCGAGGCCGACGAGGCAGAGGCGTTAGAGAGCCGTCTGCGAAAACTCGATCAATCCGTGGAGGAAGAACTTGGGCGCAAGGCCAATAAAATGCTCGCCCTTGTGATTGAACGTTACGCGTCGGGCCATGCAACGGAGACCACCACGTCTACTGTGCAATTGCCGTCCGACGAGATGAAGGGACGCATTATTGGAAAAGAAGGTCGCAATATTCGCACGCTTGAGACCATTACCGGAACGGAGATTATTGTGGATGACACACCAATGGCCGTCACAGTAAGCTCCTTCTCCCCTGTTCGCAGACAAGTCGCCAAGCGCGCCATTGAGATGTTAGTCAAGGATGGTCGTGTACAACCAGCCCGCATTGAGGAGGCCGTAAAACTTGCCAAAAAGGAATTAGCTGTTGAGATGAAGAAGGCCGGAGAGGATGCGTTGTCTGAGTTAGCCATCCCAGTGTCTTCCGTGGATCCAAAACTCGTGCAGATTCTTGGACGGCTCAAGTTCCGCACCAGCTACGGACAAAATCAATTGCAACACGCCATGGAGGTTGCAACCATCGCCCGCATGTTGGCCGAGGAGCTGGGCGCCGACGTGCACGTGTGTACCAAGGGCGGGCTCTTCCATGATATTGGAAAAGCTGTGGACCATGACATGCAAGGTAGTCACCCGGAGATTGGCTACAATATCATGAAGAAATTTGGATTCCCCGAGGAGATCGCTTATCAATCCATTGGTCACCACGTGGACAAACCAAAGACGTTAGAGGCAGTGATTGTAAAGGCGGCCGACGCCATCTCAGGTGCACGTCCCGGCGCGCGTAAGAATACCTTTGAACAATACATTCAACGATTAGAAGAGTTGGAGCGAACCGCCACAAGTTTTGAGGAAGTGGAAAAGGCGTATGCCATCCAAGCCGGTCGTGAGGTGCGTGTGTTTGTGAACCCAACCAACATCGACGATTTACAGTCCTATCAACTCGCCAAGAACATCGCCAAGAAGATTGAAAGCGAGCTCCGCTATCCGGGAGAAGTTAAGGTGACGTTGATTCGAGAGACACGCATTACCGAGTACGCACGTTAA
- the ruvA gene encoding Holliday junction branch migration protein RuvA, producing the protein MIMRLRGTVLDTNIDWMLIDVQGVGYAVGVSLSLSVRYQLGDEVTIWTHEVIRDDAHQLFGFESRDALELFWKLIAVNGVGPKVAQKILGVSTPEEVRRNVMEGSVDFLTRIPGVGKKTAQKIVLELKGSLVMDEDATEQTSTNQELIDALMSLGYATQEARSMANGLPEGLVSMEEKLKAALTISL; encoded by the coding sequence ATGATCATGCGACTACGTGGAACCGTGCTGGATACGAATATCGATTGGATGTTGATCGATGTCCAAGGTGTTGGATATGCCGTGGGTGTATCGCTGTCCTTATCGGTGCGCTATCAACTGGGAGACGAGGTGACCATCTGGACGCACGAGGTGATTCGCGACGACGCACATCAACTATTTGGCTTTGAAAGTCGCGATGCACTGGAACTGTTTTGGAAGTTGATCGCGGTGAACGGTGTAGGCCCAAAAGTCGCGCAAAAAATCTTGGGTGTGAGCACGCCGGAGGAGGTGCGTCGCAACGTCATGGAGGGGTCGGTGGATTTTTTGACACGGATCCCGGGAGTGGGGAAGAAGACGGCGCAGAAGATTGTATTGGAGTTAAAGGGATCGCTTGTGATGGACGAGGATGCAACGGAGCAGACATCTACAAATCAAGAACTGATCGACGCGTTGATGAGTTTAGGCTATGCTACGCAGGAGGCGCGCAGTATGGCGAATGGTCTTCCGGAAGGGCTTGTGTCGATGGAAGAAAAGTTGAAGGCGGCTCTGACTATTTCTTTGTAG
- the trpS gene encoding tryptophan--tRNA ligase produces MTDFLTGIRPTNLLHIGNYFGSVKQLVDFQVNYNGVVMIVDYHAMDTESDPALLRKNILALAATYLAAGINVEQNILFQQSAVSEHTELAWIFSTLMRMSEIERMTQYKDKAIMQGENVPVALFTYPILMAADILLYDARMVPVGYDQKQHVELARTIAERFNRIYGETFHVPEVKLKEVGAKILGLDDPTKKMSKSANSEKNYISLMDSSDVIHKKIMSAVTDDKGAINYSDDQPGIKNLIDIYSLASDQTTEQILQAYQGKGYGDLKKDTAAALIGYLSPLQKRIGEYLADEAELIRVLDAGAARAREIAAAKMAIVRKKVGVSLK; encoded by the coding sequence ATGACAGATTTCCTCACCGGCATTCGCCCAACCAACCTTTTACACATCGGAAACTACTTTGGCTCGGTCAAGCAGCTTGTCGATTTTCAGGTCAATTATAACGGTGTTGTGATGATCGTGGATTATCATGCCATGGACACCGAGTCCGACCCCGCCCTCCTGCGTAAAAATATTCTCGCGCTTGCGGCCACCTATCTCGCCGCTGGAATCAACGTGGAACAAAATATTTTGTTCCAACAATCCGCCGTCTCAGAGCACACAGAACTCGCATGGATTTTTTCTACCCTCATGCGCATGAGCGAGATTGAGCGTATGACACAATACAAAGATAAAGCCATCATGCAGGGCGAGAACGTCCCCGTGGCACTGTTTACGTATCCGATTCTCATGGCGGCCGACATCCTTCTCTACGACGCACGTATGGTGCCCGTGGGTTACGATCAAAAGCAGCACGTGGAATTAGCACGCACGATTGCCGAACGATTTAATCGTATTTACGGCGAGACATTTCATGTACCCGAGGTAAAACTCAAAGAAGTTGGCGCCAAGATTCTCGGCCTCGACGATCCCACAAAAAAAATGAGCAAGAGTGCAAACAGCGAGAAAAATTACATCTCGCTCATGGATAGCTCCGACGTGATTCACAAAAAAATCATGTCTGCAGTGACGGATGACAAAGGCGCCATCAACTATTCAGACGACCAGCCAGGGATTAAAAACTTGATCGACATTTACAGCTTAGCGAGCGATCAAACCACGGAGCAGATACTGCAGGCCTACCAAGGTAAGGGCTATGGCGATCTTAAAAAGGATACGGCCGCAGCGCTTATTGGCTACCTAAGTCCCCTACAGAAAAGAATCGGTGAGTATTTGGCAGACGAGGCGGAGCTTATTCGTGTGTTAGACGCCGGTGCGGCGCGGGCGCGAGAGATTGCCGCCGCAAAGATGGCGATCGTCAGAAAGAAGGTTGGCGTTTCCCTAAAGTAA
- a CDS encoding ribose-5-phosphate isomerase (catalyzes the interconversion of ribose 5-phosphate to ribulose 5-phosphate; enzyme from E. coli shows allose 6-phosphate isomerase activity) → MLYCPYMTIYLGGDHAGFDLKEQLEAWLLDLEYTVKDLGNVEYDPQDDYPDFGHAVAEAVAQNPESCGILLCGNAEGVCIVANKTDGIRAGIGYSVEAIQSARTEDDINVLCLAVRLIDLQLDEAQLRVKTFLATPFEPAERRVRRLNKIQDIEEQN, encoded by the coding sequence ATGTTATACTGCCCTTATATGACTATTTATCTTGGCGGAGATCATGCAGGCTTTGACCTGAAAGAACAGTTGGAGGCATGGCTGTTGGATTTAGAATATACGGTAAAAGACCTCGGAAACGTGGAGTACGACCCACAGGACGACTACCCTGATTTTGGGCACGCGGTAGCCGAGGCTGTCGCACAGAATCCTGAGTCCTGCGGCATCCTTTTGTGTGGCAATGCCGAGGGTGTGTGCATTGTGGCCAACAAAACCGACGGCATTCGTGCGGGCATTGGATATTCCGTAGAGGCAATCCAATCCGCGCGCACAGAAGACGATATCAATGTCCTCTGTCTCGCCGTTCGACTAATCGATTTACAACTCGACGAGGCGCAACTGCGTGTAAAGACCTTCCTCGCCACGCCATTTGAACCCGCCGAGCGCCGCGTGCGTCGCCTCAATAAAATTCAAGACATCGAGGAGCAAAACTAG
- a CDS encoding DNA-binding protein — MNKADLAGRIADRLGLTKKQGEDVVDTFQSLVTESLARQDEVTIAGFGTFSSRIRSARMGVNPQKPSERIRIPEVLVPKFKAGKALKDALKAAQKPPAPSNASSPAPSSTL, encoded by the coding sequence ATGAACAAAGCGGATCTCGCCGGACGTATTGCGGACCGGCTCGGACTTACCAAAAAACAAGGAGAGGATGTGGTTGATACCTTTCAATCATTGGTTACAGAGTCGCTTGCGCGGCAGGATGAAGTGACAATCGCAGGGTTTGGAACCTTTTCCTCACGGATTCGTTCTGCGCGCATGGGCGTCAATCCACAAAAACCGTCAGAGCGCATTCGCATCCCAGAAGTGCTTGTTCCCAAGTTTAAAGCGGGAAAGGCGCTTAAAGATGCATTGAAAGCGGCACAAAAACCACCGGCGCCAAGCAATGCTTCTTCACCTGCTCCCTCGTCTACCTTGTAA
- a CDS encoding isoleucine--tRNA ligase, with product MAERKGADAREQDVLEYWKKNRIFERSVEERPEDNQFVFYDGPPFATGTPHYGHLVAGTMKDVVPRYWTMRGKRVERVWGWDCHGLPIENLIEKDLDLGSRDKIQAFGIDKFNESCRARVLEYADVWEQVVYRLGRWVDMEHCYRTMDTNYMESVWWAFKTLWEKEALYEGYRPIHICPRCATTLSSSESGSNYADITDTSVTVRFKLTDEEDTFVLAWTTTPWTLPGNMLLAVGAKIAYVKVKQRHEFLIVAKERLEAVMDGEYEVIEELSAANLIGKHYQPLFPYFADRKNAFRVVAAEFVTTDEGTGIVHIAPGFGEDDFYVGQAEQLDIIRHVNIDGTFTEDVTGFAGLQAKPSDKNILEYLAGHGSVYMTKQLRHSYPLCWRCDTPLLNYTTNSWYIRVSAMRDQLLALNQQTTWVPDNMKNGRFGNWLEGARDWSVSRSRYWGAPLPVWKSEDGEVMVIGSVAELEALSGQKVEDLHKHIVDKITFEKDGKRYTRIPEVLDCWFESGSMPYARLHYPFENQEKFEAGLPADFIAEGQDQTRGWFYSLHVLSAILFEKPSFKNVIVNGLVMAEDGKKMSKRLQNYPDPMEVVNRYGADALRLYLMSSPVVNAENLRFKESGVKEVSNKFVGTLNNVLSFYQLFVHAVPEIVQPEELHPLDRWILALLQQTRERVTASMDAYELAPAARELQDFVTELSQWYVRRSRDRFKDGSSEDFRVASRVLYRVLEMLARLIAPFTPFIAEEVYRGIADRPEEDSVHLALWPMADDLDFQDTEILGTMKTVRELVTRVLDQRTEAKIPVRQILQSAVVRSEKELPEVCLEIIRDEVNVQSITWEQGETSVTLDTVLTPELRQAGIVRELQRQGNALRKDAGLQRDDVITFYWESDNADVIATFEASFEEIATRVNAKAIVRGLGDATQTAEVKMSEGTTMIGL from the coding sequence ATGGCAGAACGCAAAGGAGCAGACGCCCGCGAACAGGATGTGCTGGAATATTGGAAAAAGAACCGAATCTTTGAACGTTCCGTAGAAGAGCGACCGGAGGACAATCAATTTGTGTTTTACGATGGGCCGCCGTTTGCAACGGGAACGCCGCATTATGGCCACCTTGTTGCCGGAACCATGAAAGACGTTGTGCCGCGCTATTGGACGATGCGCGGAAAACGCGTCGAGCGTGTGTGGGGGTGGGATTGTCATGGATTACCGATTGAGAACTTAATTGAGAAAGATCTTGATTTGGGCTCGCGCGATAAAATTCAGGCGTTTGGGATTGATAAATTCAACGAGTCTTGTAGGGCACGCGTGTTGGAATATGCGGATGTGTGGGAGCAGGTGGTTTATAGGCTCGGTCGTTGGGTGGACATGGAGCATTGTTATCGCACCATGGATACAAATTACATGGAGTCCGTTTGGTGGGCATTTAAGACGCTTTGGGAAAAAGAAGCGTTGTATGAAGGGTATCGACCGATTCACATCTGCCCGCGCTGTGCCACCACGTTGTCTTCTTCAGAATCTGGATCTAATTACGCCGATATTACAGACACGTCCGTGACGGTTCGGTTTAAATTAACGGATGAAGAGGACACGTTTGTGCTTGCTTGGACCACCACACCATGGACGTTGCCAGGGAATATGTTGCTTGCCGTTGGAGCAAAGATTGCCTATGTAAAAGTTAAACAGCGTCACGAATTTTTGATCGTGGCAAAGGAGCGATTGGAGGCGGTGATGGATGGTGAGTACGAGGTGATTGAGGAATTGTCGGCCGCAAATTTAATCGGAAAGCACTATCAGCCATTGTTTCCATATTTTGCCGATCGTAAAAATGCGTTTCGTGTTGTTGCGGCCGAGTTTGTGACCACAGATGAGGGAACTGGCATTGTGCATATTGCTCCAGGCTTTGGAGAGGACGACTTTTATGTGGGACAGGCGGAGCAACTCGATATTATTCGTCATGTAAATATCGACGGAACATTTACGGAAGACGTGACGGGGTTTGCAGGGTTGCAAGCCAAGCCAAGCGATAAAAATATTTTGGAATATTTGGCGGGGCATGGATCGGTGTACATGACAAAACAATTGCGACACAGCTATCCGCTTTGTTGGCGTTGTGATACACCGTTGCTCAATTACACCACTAATTCTTGGTATATTCGCGTGTCGGCCATGCGAGATCAGTTGCTCGCGTTGAATCAACAAACCACGTGGGTGCCGGACAACATGAAGAACGGTCGCTTTGGGAACTGGTTGGAAGGGGCGCGTGATTGGTCGGTGAGTCGAAGTCGCTACTGGGGCGCACCGTTGCCTGTTTGGAAATCGGAAGATGGAGAGGTGATGGTGATTGGATCCGTCGCAGAACTTGAGGCGTTGTCTGGGCAAAAGGTTGAGGATTTGCACAAGCATATTGTGGATAAAATTACGTTTGAGAAAGACGGAAAACGCTACACGCGTATCCCCGAGGTGTTAGACTGTTGGTTTGAGTCGGGCTCTATGCCGTACGCACGGTTGCATTATCCGTTTGAAAATCAAGAAAAGTTTGAAGCAGGATTGCCTGCAGATTTTATTGCCGAAGGGCAGGACCAAACGCGCGGATGGTTTTATTCTCTGCATGTGTTGTCCGCAATTTTGTTTGAGAAGCCTTCGTTTAAGAACGTGATTGTCAACGGGCTCGTAATGGCCGAAGACGGGAAGAAGATGAGTAAGCGTTTGCAGAACTACCCAGACCCTATGGAGGTGGTCAATCGTTATGGCGCCGATGCGCTCAGATTATATTTGATGAGCTCGCCGGTAGTGAATGCAGAGAACTTGCGGTTTAAGGAATCGGGCGTCAAAGAGGTTTCCAACAAGTTTGTTGGAACGTTGAATAACGTCTTGAGTTTTTATCAACTCTTTGTGCACGCAGTCCCAGAGATTGTGCAGCCAGAGGAGTTACACCCACTCGATAGATGGATCCTCGCCTTGTTGCAACAGACACGCGAGCGCGTCACGGCTTCGATGGATGCGTATGAACTTGCGCCAGCCGCGCGCGAGCTGCAGGACTTTGTCACGGAATTGTCACAATGGTATGTGCGTCGCAGTCGTGATCGGTTTAAGGATGGATCGTCCGAAGATTTTCGTGTGGCGTCGCGTGTGTTGTATCGCGTGTTAGAGATGCTCGCGCGTTTGATTGCTCCGTTTACGCCGTTTATAGCTGAGGAGGTTTACCGTGGTATTGCGGATCGCCCTGAGGAGGACTCCGTGCATTTGGCGCTGTGGCCGATGGCGGATGATCTTGATTTTCAGGACACGGAGATTTTGGGAACCATGAAAACGGTGCGAGAGTTGGTGACGCGCGTGTTGGATCAGCGGACGGAGGCCAAAATTCCTGTGCGACAAATCCTGCAGTCGGCTGTGGTGCGGTCAGAGAAGGAATTGCCAGAAGTCTGCTTGGAGATTATTCGTGACGAGGTCAATGTGCAGTCGATTACCTGGGAACAGGGGGAGACGAGCGTGACGTTGGATACCGTTTTGACGCCAGAGCTGCGCCAGGCAGGAATCGTGCGTGAGTTGCAGCGACAGGGAAACGCCTTGCGAAAAGACGCGGGATTGCAGCGTGATGACGTAATTACGTTCTATTGGGAGTCAGATAACGCGGATGTCATTGCGACGTTCGAGGCATCCTTTGAGGAGATTGCGACACGTGTGAACGCAAAGGCAATCGTGCGTGGGTTGGGAGATGCGACGCAGACGGCGGAAGTAAAGATGTCGGAGGGAACAACCATGATTGGGCTGTAA
- a CDS encoding glycosyl transferase, translating to MQDSEPKIALVHDHLTQDGGAERVLRVLSSLYPNAPIYTLAYKPERFDPPILGTVRTSFLNRFPFTLLPFQWLLPLMPHATEQYDLREYDIVISSVSSLAKGIITRQDAVHLCYCHTPTRYLWTEMHEYVDNLNVPVMVKKLLPLYLSRLREWDRHAADRVDQFLANSATVRQRILKYYRSDARVVFPPVDTEAFSLSDAPKTYFLAGGRIMAYKKFDLIVETFNRLRLPLKIFGSGPMVDELKAIAKDNIQFLGRVSDEEKARLYQDCIAYLNPQEEDFGITVVEAMACGRPVIAYNKGGATETIIDGKTGAFFDEQTWESLADALIRFDHTQFDPQAIRAHSEQFSHKAFTNQIQEMVSMIHSANTDTHEDRD from the coding sequence ATGCAAGATTCCGAGCCAAAAATTGCTCTCGTTCACGATCACCTCACCCAAGACGGAGGCGCAGAGCGCGTACTCCGTGTTTTATCTTCACTCTACCCAAACGCGCCCATTTATACGCTTGCCTATAAACCGGAGCGCTTTGATCCGCCTATTCTGGGCACCGTCCGCACCTCTTTTTTAAATCGTTTTCCCTTTACGCTCCTCCCCTTCCAATGGCTCCTTCCACTCATGCCACATGCTACGGAGCAATACGATCTACGCGAGTATGACATTGTAATTTCCAGCGTCAGCTCGCTCGCTAAGGGAATCATTACACGACAAGACGCGGTGCACCTTTGCTACTGTCACACGCCCACACGCTACCTTTGGACAGAGATGCATGAGTACGTGGACAACCTTAACGTGCCCGTGATGGTAAAAAAACTGTTGCCGCTTTATCTTTCTCGCCTGCGCGAATGGGACAGGCACGCGGCGGATCGCGTGGATCAATTTTTGGCAAACTCGGCCACGGTACGACAACGTATTCTTAAATATTACCGATCCGACGCGCGCGTGGTGTTCCCGCCCGTAGACACAGAAGCGTTTTCTCTCTCCGACGCACCCAAGACCTACTTCCTCGCAGGCGGTCGGATCATGGCATACAAAAAATTTGATCTCATTGTAGAGACGTTTAATCGACTCCGTTTGCCGCTCAAGATTTTTGGCAGCGGCCCGATGGTGGACGAGCTTAAAGCCATCGCAAAAGACAACATCCAATTCTTGGGACGCGTGAGCGACGAGGAAAAAGCGCGACTTTACCAAGACTGTATTGCCTATCTTAATCCACAAGAGGAGGACTTTGGAATTACGGTTGTGGAGGCTATGGCGTGCGGTCGACCGGTGATTGCCTACAACAAAGGCGGAGCCACGGAGACGATTATCGATGGTAAAACAGGAGCGTTTTTTGACGAGCAAACCTGGGAGAGTCTCGCCGACGCGTTGATTCGATTTGACCACACACAGTTTGATCCGCAGGCGATTAGGGCGCACAGCGAACAGTTTTCACACAAAGCGTTTACGAATCAAATACAAGAAATGGTCTCTATGATTCATAGCGCCAATACAGACACCCATGAAGATCGCGATTGA